One part of the Coffea eugenioides isolate CCC68of chromosome 10, Ceug_1.0, whole genome shotgun sequence genome encodes these proteins:
- the LOC113749139 gene encoding immune-associated nucleotide-binding protein 9-like encodes MGGSFIEDDWEFGSASDGVRTVVLVGRTGNGKSATGNSILGRKAFQSLSCLDGVTKTSELQSTVLEDGQIVNVIDTPGLFDRLAEPQFVGKEIVRCIGMAKDGIHAVLVVVSLRSRISIEEAAAIETLQKFFGNKISDYMILVFTGGDQLEEDDVTLDDYLSHSKSVKDMLEICENRRVLFDNKTKDAAKKAEQLQQLLSLVNDVVMKNGGKPFSNNLFVEFKKGVTKLHDQAAELNSLEGYSKNEKSELEVQIRASYQEHLKQFTDMVETKIMDATRRFEQKLTEEQAARLKAEEAAQAAQMQSNDEIRLLREHIERVESENKELRKHAERGGCQIL; translated from the exons ATGGGTGGAAGTTTTATTGAAGATGATTGGGAGTTTGGGTCTGCCTCAGATGGAGTTCGAACTGTTGTTCTGGTTGGGCGTACAGGTAATGGAAAAAGTGCAACTGGTAACAGTATTCTTGGGAGAAAGGCATTCCAGTCATTGAGTTGTCTTGATGGTGTTACCAAAACCAGTGAGCTACAGAGCACTGTTTTGGAAGATGGCCAAATCGTTAATGTGATAGACACACCGG GGCTCTTTGACAGATTGGCTGAACCTCAGTTCGTAGGAAAAGAGATTGTGAGATGCATTGGCATGGCCAAGGATGGCATCCATGCAGTCCTTGTAGTTGTCTCGCTTAGAAGCCGAATCTCAATCGAAGAAGCTGCTGCTATTGAGACCTTGCAAAAGTTTTTTGGAAACAAGATATCTGATTATATGATATTGGTTTTTACGGGTGGTGATCAACTCGAAGAGGATGACGTGACTTTGGACGATTACTTGAGTCATTCTAAGTCTGTAAAG GATATGCTTGAGATTTGTGAGAATAGGCGGGTGTTATTTGATAACAAGACGAAGGATGCAGCCAAGAAAGCTGAACAACTTCAGCAACTTCTTTCTCTTGTGAATGATGTTGTGATGAAAAATGGAGGAAAACCATTTTCTAACAATTTATTTGTTGAATTTAAG AAAGGAGTCACAAAACTTCATGATCAAGCTGCAGAGCTGAATTCTTTGGAAGGGTACTCCAAAAATGAGAAATCTGAGTTGGAGGTGCAGATTCGGGCTTCATATCAGGAGCATCTGAAACAATTTACTGATATG GTTGAGACAAAGATTATGGATGCAACACGTAGATTTGAACAGAAACTGACAGAAGAGCAAGCTGCTCGCTTAAAAGCAGAGGAAGCTGCCCAAGCAGCTCAAATGCAATCAAATGATGAGATCCGTCTGTTGAGAGAGCATATAGAGAGAGTCGAGAGTGAGAATAAGGAGCTCAGAAAGCATGCCGAACGTGGGGGTTGTCAAATTTTATGA